One genomic window of Notamacropus eugenii isolate mMacEug1 chromosome 6, mMacEug1.pri_v2, whole genome shotgun sequence includes the following:
- the RBM47 gene encoding RNA-binding protein 47 isoform X3, giving the protein MTAEDSTTTMSNDSTNMSAAKVPEGIAGAPNEAALLALMERTGYSMIQENGQRKYGGPPPGWEGLHPPRGCEVFVGKIPRDVYEDELVPVFESVGRIYEMRLMMDFDGKNRGYAFVMYTHKHEAKRAVRELNNYEIRPGRLLGVCCSVDNCRLFIGGIPKMKKREEILEEISKVTEGVLDVIVYASAADKMKNRGFAFVEYESHRAAAMARRKLMPGRIQLWGHQIAVDWAEPEIDVDEDVMETVKILYVRNLMIETTEETIKKSFGQFNPGCVERVKKIRDYAFVHFTSREDAVHAMNSLNGTELEGSCLEVTLAKPVDKEQYTRYQKAAKGSVTSEVTPQQPNYVYSCDPYTLAYYSYPYNALIGPNRDYFVKAGSIRGRGRGVAGNRAPGPRGSYIGGYSAGRGIYSRYHEGKGKQQEKGYELVPNLELSAVNPVAIKPGTVAIPAIGAQYSMFQAAPAPKMLEDGKIHTMEHMINPIAVQPDPASAAAAAAAAAAAAIMPAVSTPPPFQYQCHGPIHGGYLHQDLVFFLPVP; this is encoded by the exons ATGACAGCGGAAGATTCTACTACAACAATGAGCAACGATTCCACCAACATGTCAGCTGCCAAAGTTCCTGAAGGAATAGCTGGAGCACCTAATGAGGCTGCCCTCCTGGCCCTCATGGAACGTACAGGCTATAGTATGATACAGGAGAATGGACAACGCAAGTATGGTGGACCTCCCCCAGGTTGGGAAGGGCTCCATCCCCCACGTGGCTGCGAGGTCTTCGTAGGTAAAATTCCTCGAGATGTGTATGAAGATGAGCTAGTACCAGTATTTGAGTCAGTTGGGCGTATCTATGAGATGCGGTTGATGATGGACTTTGATGGGAAGAACCGTGGCTACGCTTTTGTTATGTACACTCACAAGCATGAAGCCAAGCGTGCTGTGAGGGAACTGAACAATTATGAAATCAGACCAGGACGACTTCTAGGAGTCTGTTGCAGTGTGGATAACTGTCGACTATTCATCGGTGGCATCcctaagatgaaaaaaagagaggagatacTGGAAGAGATCTCTAAAGTGACTGAAGGGGTACTCGACGTTATTGTGTATGCAAGTGCAGCAGATAAGATGAAAAACAGAGGGTTTGCATTTGTGGAATATGAGAGTCATAGAGCGGCGGCCATGGCCAGGAGAAAGCTCATGCCTGGAAGAATCCAGCTGTGGGGACACCAGATTGCAGTGGACTGGGCAGAGCCAGAGATAGATGTTGATGAAGATGTCATGGAAACTGTTAAGATCCTGTACGTGAGAAATCTGATGATTGAAACAACCGAAGAGACAATCAAGAAAAGCTTTGGCCAGTTTAATCCTGGTTGTGTGGAGCGAGTTAAAAAGATCCGTGATTATGCATTTGTTCACTTTACCAGCCGGGAAGATGCTGTACATGCTATGAATAGCCTCAATGGCACCGAACTTGAAGGCTCATGTCTTGAAGTTACTTTGGCCAAGCCTGTAGACAAAGAGCAGTATACACGCTATCAGAAGGCAGCCAAAGGAAGTGTAACTTCGGAAGTAACACCTCAGCAGCCTAACTATGTTTACTCTTGCGATCCCTATACTTTAGCCTACTACAGCTATCCCTACAATGCTCTGATTGGGCCCAACAGAGATTATTTTGTGAAAG CAGGGAGCATAAGAGGCCGAGGGCGAGGGGTCGCTGGTAACAGAGCCCCAGGCCCCAGGGGATCTTACATCGGGGGATACTCTGCAGGCCGTGGCATATATAGCCGATAtcatgaagggaaaggaaagcaacaagaaaaaggaTATGAGCTGGTACCGAATTTGGAATTATCCGCTGTCAATCCAGTCGCTATTAAACCCGGTACAG TGGCCATCCCTGCTATTGGGGCCCAGTATTCCATGTTTCAGGCAGCCCCTGCTCCCAAGATGCTGGAAGATGGCAAAATCCATACAATGGAACATATGATCAACCCCATAGCAGTACAGCCAGACCCAgccagtgctgctgctgctgctgccgctgccgctgctgctgctatCATGCCTGCTGTTTCAACCCCTCCACCTTTCCAG TACCAATGCCACGGACCTATTCACGGTGGATACTTACATCAAGATCTGGTTTTTTTCCTCCCCGTTCCTTAG
- the RBM47 gene encoding RNA-binding protein 47 isoform X1 has product MTAEDSTTTMSNDSTNMSAAKVPEGIAGAPNEAALLALMERTGYSMIQENGQRKYGGPPPGWEGLHPPRGCEVFVGKIPRDVYEDELVPVFESVGRIYEMRLMMDFDGKNRGYAFVMYTHKHEAKRAVRELNNYEIRPGRLLGVCCSVDNCRLFIGGIPKMKKREEILEEISKVTEGVLDVIVYASAADKMKNRGFAFVEYESHRAAAMARRKLMPGRIQLWGHQIAVDWAEPEIDVDEDVMETVKILYVRNLMIETTEETIKKSFGQFNPGCVERVKKIRDYAFVHFTSREDAVHAMNSLNGTELEGSCLEVTLAKPVDKEQYTRYQKAAKGSVTSEVTPQQPNYVYSCDPYTLAYYSYPYNALIGPNRDYFVKAGSIRGRGRGVAGNRAPGPRGSYIGGYSAGRGIYSRYHEGKGKQQEKGYELVPNLELSAVNPVAIKPGTVAIPAIGAQYSMFQAAPAPKMLEDGKIHTMEHMINPIAVQPDPASAAAAAAAAAAAAIMPAVSTPPPFQGRPITPVYTVAPNVQRIPAAGIYGASYVPFAAPATATLATLQKNAAAAAAVYGGYAGYIPQPFPTATIQVPIHDVYQTY; this is encoded by the exons ATGACAGCGGAAGATTCTACTACAACAATGAGCAACGATTCCACCAACATGTCAGCTGCCAAAGTTCCTGAAGGAATAGCTGGAGCACCTAATGAGGCTGCCCTCCTGGCCCTCATGGAACGTACAGGCTATAGTATGATACAGGAGAATGGACAACGCAAGTATGGTGGACCTCCCCCAGGTTGGGAAGGGCTCCATCCCCCACGTGGCTGCGAGGTCTTCGTAGGTAAAATTCCTCGAGATGTGTATGAAGATGAGCTAGTACCAGTATTTGAGTCAGTTGGGCGTATCTATGAGATGCGGTTGATGATGGACTTTGATGGGAAGAACCGTGGCTACGCTTTTGTTATGTACACTCACAAGCATGAAGCCAAGCGTGCTGTGAGGGAACTGAACAATTATGAAATCAGACCAGGACGACTTCTAGGAGTCTGTTGCAGTGTGGATAACTGTCGACTATTCATCGGTGGCATCcctaagatgaaaaaaagagaggagatacTGGAAGAGATCTCTAAAGTGACTGAAGGGGTACTCGACGTTATTGTGTATGCAAGTGCAGCAGATAAGATGAAAAACAGAGGGTTTGCATTTGTGGAATATGAGAGTCATAGAGCGGCGGCCATGGCCAGGAGAAAGCTCATGCCTGGAAGAATCCAGCTGTGGGGACACCAGATTGCAGTGGACTGGGCAGAGCCAGAGATAGATGTTGATGAAGATGTCATGGAAACTGTTAAGATCCTGTACGTGAGAAATCTGATGATTGAAACAACCGAAGAGACAATCAAGAAAAGCTTTGGCCAGTTTAATCCTGGTTGTGTGGAGCGAGTTAAAAAGATCCGTGATTATGCATTTGTTCACTTTACCAGCCGGGAAGATGCTGTACATGCTATGAATAGCCTCAATGGCACCGAACTTGAAGGCTCATGTCTTGAAGTTACTTTGGCCAAGCCTGTAGACAAAGAGCAGTATACACGCTATCAGAAGGCAGCCAAAGGAAGTGTAACTTCGGAAGTAACACCTCAGCAGCCTAACTATGTTTACTCTTGCGATCCCTATACTTTAGCCTACTACAGCTATCCCTACAATGCTCTGATTGGGCCCAACAGAGATTATTTTGTGAAAG CAGGGAGCATAAGAGGCCGAGGGCGAGGGGTCGCTGGTAACAGAGCCCCAGGCCCCAGGGGATCTTACATCGGGGGATACTCTGCAGGCCGTGGCATATATAGCCGATAtcatgaagggaaaggaaagcaacaagaaaaaggaTATGAGCTGGTACCGAATTTGGAATTATCCGCTGTCAATCCAGTCGCTATTAAACCCGGTACAG TGGCCATCCCTGCTATTGGGGCCCAGTATTCCATGTTTCAGGCAGCCCCTGCTCCCAAGATGCTGGAAGATGGCAAAATCCATACAATGGAACATATGATCAACCCCATAGCAGTACAGCCAGACCCAgccagtgctgctgctgctgctgccgctgccgctgctgctgctatCATGCCTGCTGTTTCAACCCCTCCACCTTTCCAG GGCCGCCCAATAACTCCCGTATACACAGTGGCTCCGAATGTCCAGAGAATTCCTGCAGCTGGGATCTACGGTGCCAGCTACGTCCCATTCGCTGCTCCTGCCACAGCCACGCTAGCCACACTACAGAAGAATGCCGCAGCTGCAGCTGCGGTTTATGGAGGTTATGCCGGCTACATACCTCAACCATTTCCTACTGCTACAATTCAGGTTCCCATACATGATGTCTATCAGACATACTGA
- the RBM47 gene encoding RNA-binding protein 47 isoform X2, with amino-acid sequence MTAEDSTTTMSNDSTNMSAAKVPEGIAGAPNEAALLALMERTGYSMIQENGQRKYGGPPPGWEGLHPPRGCEVFVGKIPRDVYEDELVPVFESVGRIYEMRLMMDFDGKNRGYAFVMYTHKHEAKRAVRELNNYEIRPGRLLGVCCSVDNCRLFIGGIPKMKKREEILEEISKVTEGVLDVIVYASAADKMKNRGFAFVEYESHRAAAMARRKLMPGRIQLWGHQIAVDWAEPEIDVDEDVMETVKILYVRNLMIETTEETIKKSFGQFNPGCVERVKKIRDYAFVHFTSREDAVHAMNSLNGTELEGSCLEVTLAKPVDKEQYTRYQKAAKGSVTSEVTPQQPNYVYSCDPYTLAYYSYPYNALIGPNRDYFVKGSIRGRGRGVAGNRAPGPRGSYIGGYSAGRGIYSRYHEGKGKQQEKGYELVPNLELSAVNPVAIKPGTVAIPAIGAQYSMFQAAPAPKMLEDGKIHTMEHMINPIAVQPDPASAAAAAAAAAAAAIMPAVSTPPPFQGRPITPVYTVAPNVQRIPAAGIYGASYVPFAAPATATLATLQKNAAAAAAVYGGYAGYIPQPFPTATIQVPIHDVYQTY; translated from the exons ATGACAGCGGAAGATTCTACTACAACAATGAGCAACGATTCCACCAACATGTCAGCTGCCAAAGTTCCTGAAGGAATAGCTGGAGCACCTAATGAGGCTGCCCTCCTGGCCCTCATGGAACGTACAGGCTATAGTATGATACAGGAGAATGGACAACGCAAGTATGGTGGACCTCCCCCAGGTTGGGAAGGGCTCCATCCCCCACGTGGCTGCGAGGTCTTCGTAGGTAAAATTCCTCGAGATGTGTATGAAGATGAGCTAGTACCAGTATTTGAGTCAGTTGGGCGTATCTATGAGATGCGGTTGATGATGGACTTTGATGGGAAGAACCGTGGCTACGCTTTTGTTATGTACACTCACAAGCATGAAGCCAAGCGTGCTGTGAGGGAACTGAACAATTATGAAATCAGACCAGGACGACTTCTAGGAGTCTGTTGCAGTGTGGATAACTGTCGACTATTCATCGGTGGCATCcctaagatgaaaaaaagagaggagatacTGGAAGAGATCTCTAAAGTGACTGAAGGGGTACTCGACGTTATTGTGTATGCAAGTGCAGCAGATAAGATGAAAAACAGAGGGTTTGCATTTGTGGAATATGAGAGTCATAGAGCGGCGGCCATGGCCAGGAGAAAGCTCATGCCTGGAAGAATCCAGCTGTGGGGACACCAGATTGCAGTGGACTGGGCAGAGCCAGAGATAGATGTTGATGAAGATGTCATGGAAACTGTTAAGATCCTGTACGTGAGAAATCTGATGATTGAAACAACCGAAGAGACAATCAAGAAAAGCTTTGGCCAGTTTAATCCTGGTTGTGTGGAGCGAGTTAAAAAGATCCGTGATTATGCATTTGTTCACTTTACCAGCCGGGAAGATGCTGTACATGCTATGAATAGCCTCAATGGCACCGAACTTGAAGGCTCATGTCTTGAAGTTACTTTGGCCAAGCCTGTAGACAAAGAGCAGTATACACGCTATCAGAAGGCAGCCAAAGGAAGTGTAACTTCGGAAGTAACACCTCAGCAGCCTAACTATGTTTACTCTTGCGATCCCTATACTTTAGCCTACTACAGCTATCCCTACAATGCTCTGATTGGGCCCAACAGAGATTATTTTGTGAAAG GGAGCATAAGAGGCCGAGGGCGAGGGGTCGCTGGTAACAGAGCCCCAGGCCCCAGGGGATCTTACATCGGGGGATACTCTGCAGGCCGTGGCATATATAGCCGATAtcatgaagggaaaggaaagcaacaagaaaaaggaTATGAGCTGGTACCGAATTTGGAATTATCCGCTGTCAATCCAGTCGCTATTAAACCCGGTACAG TGGCCATCCCTGCTATTGGGGCCCAGTATTCCATGTTTCAGGCAGCCCCTGCTCCCAAGATGCTGGAAGATGGCAAAATCCATACAATGGAACATATGATCAACCCCATAGCAGTACAGCCAGACCCAgccagtgctgctgctgctgctgccgctgccgctgctgctgctatCATGCCTGCTGTTTCAACCCCTCCACCTTTCCAG GGCCGCCCAATAACTCCCGTATACACAGTGGCTCCGAATGTCCAGAGAATTCCTGCAGCTGGGATCTACGGTGCCAGCTACGTCCCATTCGCTGCTCCTGCCACAGCCACGCTAGCCACACTACAGAAGAATGCCGCAGCTGCAGCTGCGGTTTATGGAGGTTATGCCGGCTACATACCTCAACCATTTCCTACTGCTACAATTCAGGTTCCCATACATGATGTCTATCAGACATACTGA